The following is a genomic window from Citrifermentans bemidjiense Bem.
ATAGGCGGGGTTCGCATCTTCCGTGGGGTCGAGGCTAATATCATGGACCAACAGGGGACGCTCGATCTCGAGCAGCCTCTCCTGGAAGAGCTCGATTTCGTCATGGCGGGATTCCACGAGGACTGCGGCATCTGCGGACAGGACATAGACCGCAACACCCGCACGCTCCTGGCGGTGATGGAAAACCCCCGGGTAAAATGCATCTCCCATCCGGGGAACCCCGTTTTCCCTCTGCGCTACGAAGAGATAGTAATGGGCGCGCTGGCCACCAGCACGGCCCTGGAGATCAACAATTCGTCACTGATGTCGGTGAGCCGCAAGGGGAGCGTCGGGAACTGCAGTGAAATTGCCAGGCTTTGCGCGCAGCTCGGGGCTCCCATTATGGTGGGTAGCGACGCCCATATCGCTCAGGGCGTCGGCATCTTCGGCGATGCGCTTGAACTGATAGCGGACGCAGGGGTGGCTGAGGGGCAGATAATCAACGCCTCCTGGCAGAGGCTTCTGGATTTCCTGGAGATCGAGGAATAGCAGCCCGAAAGTGCGATTCAAGGAATAAGGAATAAATAGAAAAAGGCTTTCCGGTAACTCGCCGGAAAGCCTTTTCTGTTGTTATCTCGAATCCCCTTCTTCTTTGAGGATAGATACAATTTCTGCTTCAGCGCCCTTTGCCCGACATGGAGGCCGC
Proteins encoded in this region:
- a CDS encoding phosphatase, which gives rise to MKILADMHTHTLASGHAYSTINELAQAAAQAGLQGLAITDHGPSLPGGPHRYHFNAMRFVPQRIGGVRIFRGVEANIMDQQGTLDLEQPLLEELDFVMAGFHEDCGICGQDIDRNTRTLLAVMENPRVKCISHPGNPVFPLRYEEIVMGALATSTALEINNSSLMSVSRKGSVGNCSEIARLCAQLGAPIMVGSDAHIAQGVGIFGDALELIADAGVAEGQIINASWQRLLDFLEIEE